The following proteins are co-located in the Desulfatitalea tepidiphila genome:
- a CDS encoding adenylate/guanylate cyclase domain-containing protein codes for MNERANAPIHPLNAIADQFRPTESESGEDFYIPEQNDSAEEKNGGQAAVTSIPLLKFSSSGNLREVALQQLEPAKRAVCVLSATLDDAETLRTEMLDEEFSELALRVWQISSETLDENGGFIGQFGTMMFLGYFLADDACAQAPSSAIRCALELKQRMSHLGREWKIRKGWLHNIALNIGIHFGTEFIASVASAAGNHLLTLGKTVEVASQLSNIGMDGQIWATKEFVQRLPQKDLERLRFGVLRSESQRKIFISRCFSQIKDLSVFEGPVKPSTTALASQAVTQIFDRQVGD; via the coding sequence ATGAATGAACGTGCCAACGCCCCGATCCATCCCCTAAATGCCATTGCCGATCAATTCCGGCCGACCGAATCTGAGTCGGGTGAAGATTTTTATATCCCAGAACAGAATGATTCAGCAGAAGAAAAAAATGGTGGCCAGGCGGCCGTGACCTCCATACCGCTTCTAAAATTTTCTTCATCCGGCAATTTAAGGGAGGTGGCGCTTCAACAGCTTGAACCCGCGAAAAGAGCCGTCTGTGTTTTGTCGGCAACGCTCGATGACGCCGAAACCCTGCGCACCGAGATGCTCGATGAAGAGTTCAGTGAACTGGCGCTGCGCGTCTGGCAAATCAGTTCGGAAACGTTGGATGAAAACGGCGGCTTTATCGGCCAATTTGGCACGATGATGTTCCTTGGATACTTTTTGGCCGATGACGCGTGCGCCCAAGCGCCATCGAGTGCCATTCGATGTGCGTTGGAATTGAAGCAACGGATGTCTCATCTGGGGCGGGAGTGGAAAATTCGAAAAGGTTGGCTGCACAATATCGCGCTCAATATCGGGATTCATTTCGGGACCGAATTCATTGCCTCGGTGGCTTCGGCGGCCGGAAACCACCTCCTGACACTCGGAAAAACGGTTGAGGTGGCCAGCCAACTTTCAAACATCGGCATGGACGGACAGATATGGGCCACGAAAGAGTTCGTTCAGCGCCTGCCGCAAAAGGATCTCGAGCGACTTCGATTCGGTGTTTTGCGATCTGAAAGCCAACGAAAAATTTTCATCTCTCGATGCTTTTCGCAGATCAAGGATCTGTCGGTTTTCGAAGGGCCTGTCAAGCCTTCTACAACGGCCCTTGCTTCACAAGCGGTGACCCAGATATTCGACAGGCAGGTGGGCGACTGA
- the xerD gene encoding site-specific tyrosine recombinase XerD, which produces MQPIEPLFDRWVDQYINHLIVEKGLAAKTIEAYSADLASFLKFLKSENIEHLEDADPTAILKYVIDLRKTGRGARTRARHLVTIRGFFQFLTQNGLLAENIAKMVELPKSGLKLPDVLSQEEVTDLIAAPDREKPLGLRDAAMLEMIYAAGLRVSELIDLPVGSVNLEAGFVRVLGKGSKERIVPIGGKAITCLQDYLDHGRPLLLKNMSSRFLFVARAGKPMTRQGFWKLLRRYALQVGITKRVTPHSLRHSFASHLLEGGADLRAVQMMLGHVDIGTTQIYTHVAQQRLIEIHRHYHPRG; this is translated from the coding sequence ATGCAGCCAATTGAGCCCTTATTTGACCGATGGGTCGATCAATACATCAATCACCTGATTGTCGAGAAGGGTTTGGCGGCCAAAACCATCGAGGCCTACAGTGCGGACCTGGCCTCTTTTCTGAAATTTCTCAAATCAGAAAACATTGAGCACCTCGAAGATGCGGATCCGACCGCTATCTTGAAATACGTCATCGATCTCAGGAAAACTGGCCGCGGTGCGCGGACACGTGCACGGCATCTCGTTACCATTCGTGGATTTTTCCAATTTTTGACCCAAAATGGCCTTTTAGCCGAAAACATTGCCAAAATGGTCGAGCTGCCCAAGAGCGGCCTCAAATTGCCCGACGTGCTCAGTCAGGAAGAGGTCACCGACCTCATCGCGGCGCCGGATCGTGAAAAACCCTTGGGACTGCGTGATGCAGCCATGTTGGAGATGATTTATGCCGCCGGCCTGCGCGTGTCCGAACTCATCGACTTGCCCGTGGGGTCCGTCAATCTGGAAGCTGGATTCGTGCGCGTCCTGGGCAAGGGCAGCAAGGAACGAATCGTACCGATTGGCGGCAAAGCCATTACGTGTCTTCAAGACTATTTGGACCATGGGCGCCCCTTGCTGCTCAAAAACATGAGCAGCCGTTTTCTCTTTGTCGCCAGGGCCGGCAAGCCCATGACCCGTCAGGGTTTCTGGAAACTGCTCCGGCGTTACGCCCTTCAAGTCGGTATCACCAAACGCGTCACGCCTCACAGTTTGCGTCACTCTTTTGCAAGTCATTTACTTGAAGGCGGCGCCGATTTGCGTGCGGTGCAGATGATGCTCGGTCATGTGGATATCGGCACAACGCAGATTTATACTCACGTGGCCCAGCAGCGACTGATCGAGATTCATCGGCATTACCATCCACGGGGATGA
- a CDS encoding type I polyketide synthase, with amino-acid sequence MKNNDPFQVPVAIIGIGCMFAKSANQKSFLRLLMRGVDAITDPPETHRYLNDYFDSDPKKPDHIYCNRGGYLPLVDFDPSEFGIPPTALEATDTSQLLGLVVAKQALDDAGYGINNGRTFDRERTSVILGVTGTQELVIPLGARLGHPLWRRALTDAGVTETTADDVIQRIAEGYVSWQESSFPGLLGNVVAGRIANRLDLGGTNCVVDAACASSMSAIHLALMELVTGRSDMAITGGVDTINDAFMHMCFSRTQILSKSGNIRPFSKHADGTVLGEGVGMLVLKRLDDARRDGDRIYAVIKGLGTASDGKSQSIYAPRQSGQVAALRRAFQSAGITPDHIGLVEAHGTGTRVGDQVEFKALCDVFGSVASKGDRCALGSVKSNIGHTKAAAGTAGLIKAAFCLYHKVLIPTLKADPPDPNLDVANSPFYINQDLKPWIPGKDGVRRAGISAFGFGGSNFHTILEEFDPDKKEPSWDGSVEIAAFSAQSEESLAQMVEEWRANVAQSSEENNVGPWAAQSRMRFDSKDPYRLLMVLDSANDLTHVMQRCDAAMEKLATRHDHARPVADGIFIGFGDPPGKMGFLFPGQGSQYVGMGRDLLCCFPEAIQALQEAEAAMNGRIRLSDSIYPKLLDDPAEAENLLRRTDIAQPAIGAISTAMLAALNTFGIVPDGTCGHSYGELVALYAAGRLDREALWQLSEARGRFMAAAGIQGKDADPGCMLAVRGPIAELDHLVAELPEGVVLANRNSPEQGVLSGPAAAIEAAEKICKTKGYQTIKLPVAAAFHSKLVSDAQIPFQKMVDQVHWRSGRSIEVMSNSLGGAYPDAIDQAKQVLGEQLALPVDFIANIEHLYADGVRTFVEVGPKAVLTRLVEKILNGRFFHAMALDRSGGRATGVGDLAHSLARLAALGYPVLLQKWEKPLPVQTPKRMRIPLSGANYRASRPARPPVARIEKQDHTDRKVAPATSSHPVKTVPEQPGPSLTRLEPSRQRAIDMPSGRQNDIRHEINTMDPSKREYLNHALTTVQKGLASMQALQSQTSETHQKYLEAQAEASRTLQQMLRSTQQLVDAGMGGFTAGIYDRDDGTMPAMQPPKSAPAISLSPPAPPARSIVDQSQAVPDASVQPASRQEDVKEPLTTESHSGGQLEAIQKALVAIVSQLTGYPDDMLAMDMDIESDLGIDSIKRVEILSALEEQMPDLPRVTPDLMGTLKTLGQICDYLGSGVSQSSNLQASAQSSTPAAPPQATPKGGDQGAVQTALLKVVAALTGYPEEMLGLDMDIESDLGIDSIKRVEILSAMEDQMPNLPKVTPDMVGTLKTLGQICEYLCGTCCADASPPSGSSLSDDEPASNPPRAQACARSRVEEEASQSVPRYRIDVVDLPATPKARGAHPIRSGAPFTIGLAARQGEFGDALEKAMTSAGWSVLRLTEHAQITPETKLAGLVLSAPQEPSDAFRWAQICHPALQEAVKAGCDAFFCTVSRLDGAFGFAQKPLSDPEQGSLAGLVKTAAIEWPEIRCLALDVDPQWHDVGAAAGAVIEEVAFLDPADGIEIGLGPRRRVGLQMVAEAPVSGTTLSLNRDDVVVVSGGARGVTAAAATALAMEAPCRLVLLGRSPQPTREPEWLHGISEESAIKKAILTHSTAGKALAPRDLEKIYRQWMANREVLSTVERLRSLKIDVLYFSVDVCDDKAVGVVMSKLRREHGPIKAIIHGAGILEDRLIVDKKLNQFSVVYDTKVKGLNTLLEATDNDELKYLVLFSSISARMGNTGQADYAMANEALNKIAVQQAHHRPGCKVLAINWGPWDGGMVTPSLKRVFECAGISLIPVEAGARAMVAEMGQPLDASVEIVIGGPLPSASKQPDDGQDVAATCNRDEGMSLAAKRDIDLHRYPILESHRLDGRPVVPFALMTEWLAHGALHANPGLCLYGIDNLRLFKGIVLDDQSRSIRLMAAAAKRKDGMYAVDVEVRDGQQNGSCQIHSSATALLADRLPAPPSFEENGHFKATAYQRSLGEIYEHILFHGEALRGIEKIIHFSGKGLTARVRSAPAPQQWLQDPMRSRWIADPLVMDCAFQMAIIWCYEHQQLVSLPSYAATYRQYRDRFPSQGVTAVMEVVRTTDRKLTADFTFLDEEKKVIACMTGYEAVMDQNLFKAFGVKAA; translated from the coding sequence ATGAAAAACAATGACCCGTTTCAGGTTCCGGTGGCCATCATCGGGATCGGTTGCATGTTTGCAAAATCAGCCAATCAAAAGTCTTTCCTGAGATTGTTGATGCGAGGTGTGGATGCCATCACCGATCCTCCCGAAACCCACCGTTATCTAAATGATTATTTTGATTCCGATCCCAAGAAACCGGATCACATCTACTGCAATCGTGGTGGTTATCTGCCGCTGGTCGATTTTGACCCTTCCGAATTTGGAATCCCGCCCACGGCTCTCGAGGCGACCGACACCTCTCAGCTTTTAGGGCTCGTCGTAGCCAAGCAAGCCCTCGATGACGCAGGATACGGCATAAACAACGGACGCACTTTCGATCGCGAACGAACAAGCGTTATTCTCGGCGTTACCGGCACGCAGGAGCTGGTCATTCCTTTGGGCGCCAGACTTGGCCACCCGCTTTGGCGGCGCGCCCTGACCGACGCCGGCGTGACCGAAACGACGGCGGATGATGTTATTCAAAGAATTGCAGAGGGCTACGTCTCCTGGCAGGAAAGTTCATTTCCCGGTCTTTTGGGCAATGTGGTGGCCGGTCGTATCGCCAATCGGTTGGATTTGGGAGGCACAAACTGTGTAGTGGACGCGGCCTGCGCCAGCTCCATGAGCGCCATTCACCTGGCGCTGATGGAACTTGTCACCGGCCGGTCGGATATGGCGATCACGGGCGGCGTGGATACCATCAACGACGCATTTATGCATATGTGCTTTTCCAGAACTCAAATTCTTTCCAAGAGCGGGAATATACGGCCTTTTTCAAAACATGCCGATGGCACGGTCCTGGGTGAAGGCGTCGGTATGCTGGTATTGAAGCGATTGGATGACGCCCGACGTGACGGCGACCGTATCTACGCCGTTATCAAAGGCTTGGGGACGGCCAGCGACGGCAAATCCCAAAGCATCTACGCACCGCGTCAGAGTGGGCAAGTCGCGGCCCTCAGGCGGGCTTTTCAGAGCGCAGGCATCACCCCGGACCATATCGGGCTGGTCGAAGCCCATGGCACGGGCACGCGCGTCGGCGACCAGGTCGAGTTCAAAGCCCTTTGCGATGTATTCGGTTCGGTCGCATCCAAAGGCGACCGATGCGCCCTCGGTTCGGTGAAGTCCAATATCGGTCACACCAAAGCGGCAGCCGGGACCGCAGGTTTGATCAAAGCGGCCTTTTGCCTCTATCACAAGGTATTGATTCCGACCTTGAAAGCAGATCCGCCGGATCCCAATCTGGATGTCGCCAATAGCCCGTTTTACATCAATCAGGACCTGAAGCCCTGGATTCCAGGAAAAGACGGTGTGCGTCGCGCCGGCATCAGCGCCTTTGGTTTTGGAGGCAGTAATTTCCACACGATTCTCGAAGAGTTCGACCCCGATAAAAAGGAACCCTCCTGGGACGGGAGTGTCGAAATCGCCGCATTTTCTGCACAAAGCGAGGAATCGCTGGCCCAAATGGTCGAAGAGTGGCGCGCCAATGTGGCCCAAAGCAGTGAAGAGAACAACGTGGGCCCATGGGCGGCCCAAAGCCGGATGAGATTCGACTCGAAGGATCCTTACCGCCTCTTGATGGTCCTTGATTCTGCAAACGACCTCACGCATGTCATGCAGCGCTGCGATGCCGCCATGGAGAAGCTGGCGACCCGGCACGATCACGCGAGGCCCGTCGCAGACGGTATTTTTATCGGCTTTGGCGATCCACCGGGCAAAATGGGCTTTCTTTTTCCGGGACAAGGCAGCCAGTACGTCGGCATGGGCCGAGATCTACTCTGCTGTTTTCCCGAGGCGATACAGGCCCTTCAAGAGGCCGAGGCGGCCATGAACGGCAGAATCCGCCTCTCCGATTCGATCTATCCAAAGCTGCTCGACGACCCTGCAGAAGCCGAAAACCTGCTCAGACGGACCGATATCGCACAACCGGCCATCGGCGCCATCAGTACCGCCATGCTGGCTGCACTCAACACCTTCGGGATCGTGCCGGATGGAACCTGTGGTCACAGTTATGGCGAGTTGGTGGCCTTGTACGCCGCCGGTCGTCTGGATCGAGAGGCCTTGTGGCAGCTATCGGAAGCGCGGGGCCGATTTATGGCAGCGGCCGGCATCCAAGGCAAAGATGCGGATCCGGGCTGCATGCTCGCGGTTCGCGGCCCCATCGCGGAATTGGATCACCTCGTTGCGGAATTGCCCGAAGGCGTTGTTCTGGCCAATCGAAACAGTCCTGAACAAGGGGTTCTTTCCGGACCTGCCGCAGCCATCGAAGCCGCGGAAAAAATTTGTAAAACAAAAGGGTATCAAACAATTAAATTGCCCGTGGCCGCGGCGTTCCACAGTAAGCTGGTTTCCGACGCCCAGATCCCTTTTCAAAAAATGGTGGATCAGGTGCACTGGCGATCGGGCCGTTCGATTGAAGTCATGAGCAACTCCCTGGGCGGTGCGTATCCCGATGCCATCGACCAGGCCAAACAAGTACTGGGTGAGCAACTGGCCTTGCCGGTGGATTTTATCGCCAACATTGAGCATCTCTATGCGGATGGTGTGCGTACGTTTGTCGAGGTAGGGCCCAAGGCCGTTTTGACGCGTTTGGTCGAGAAAATTTTAAATGGCCGTTTTTTCCACGCAATGGCACTGGATCGTTCAGGAGGTCGTGCAACCGGCGTTGGCGATCTGGCCCATTCACTGGCCAGGTTGGCCGCCTTGGGGTATCCCGTTTTGTTGCAGAAGTGGGAAAAACCCCTTCCGGTACAAACGCCCAAGCGCATGCGAATTCCTCTGTCCGGTGCCAACTACAGAGCATCGAGACCTGCGAGGCCACCGGTGGCACGAATAGAAAAACAGGACCATACGGATCGAAAGGTGGCACCGGCGACCTCGTCTCACCCCGTCAAAACGGTGCCCGAACAACCTGGACCCTCCCTTACCCGGCTTGAACCCTCACGACAACGAGCGATCGACATGCCCAGCGGTCGCCAAAATGACATCAGGCACGAGATCAACACAATGGATCCTTCAAAAAGAGAGTATTTGAATCACGCCTTGACCACCGTCCAAAAAGGACTCGCTTCCATGCAGGCGCTTCAGTCCCAGACATCGGAAACGCATCAAAAATATCTGGAGGCCCAGGCCGAAGCCAGTCGAACGCTTCAACAGATGCTGCGCAGCACACAGCAACTGGTCGATGCCGGCATGGGTGGGTTCACCGCTGGGATCTACGACCGCGATGACGGCACGATGCCGGCGATGCAGCCGCCCAAGAGTGCGCCCGCTATCAGCTTGTCTCCCCCTGCCCCCCCGGCCCGCAGTATCGTCGACCAAAGCCAGGCGGTTCCGGACGCGTCCGTGCAGCCGGCATCCCGCCAGGAGGACGTCAAAGAACCCCTGACCACCGAAAGCCATTCCGGTGGTCAGCTTGAAGCGATCCAAAAAGCGTTGGTGGCGATCGTCAGTCAACTGACTGGATATCCTGATGACATGCTGGCCATGGATATGGACATCGAGTCCGATCTGGGGATCGATTCGATCAAACGGGTGGAAATATTGTCTGCGCTCGAGGAGCAAATGCCGGACCTGCCCAGGGTAACGCCTGACCTGATGGGGACCTTGAAAACCTTGGGCCAGATTTGTGACTACCTGGGATCAGGCGTTTCACAATCGTCCAATTTGCAGGCATCGGCCCAATCTTCCACCCCCGCTGCCCCACCTCAGGCAACACCCAAAGGGGGGGATCAGGGTGCAGTGCAAACAGCGCTGTTGAAAGTCGTTGCGGCCTTGACCGGATACCCGGAGGAGATGTTGGGTCTGGATATGGATATCGAATCCGATCTGGGCATCGATTCGATCAAACGCGTCGAAATTCTCTCGGCCATGGAAGATCAGATGCCCAACCTTCCCAAGGTGACGCCCGATATGGTCGGAACCTTGAAGACACTCGGACAGATCTGTGAGTATCTGTGCGGCACCTGCTGCGCAGACGCATCGCCGCCATCGGGATCATCCTTGTCTGATGATGAACCAGCATCGAACCCGCCCCGGGCGCAGGCCTGCGCCCGGTCGCGAGTCGAGGAGGAGGCTTCCCAATCCGTCCCTCGGTATCGGATCGATGTGGTGGATCTGCCCGCAACCCCTAAGGCGCGTGGTGCGCATCCGATTCGATCAGGCGCACCATTCACCATCGGACTGGCAGCTCGGCAAGGCGAGTTTGGGGATGCATTGGAGAAGGCCATGACATCGGCCGGTTGGTCCGTCCTCCGCTTGACCGAACATGCGCAAATCACACCAGAAACCAAACTGGCAGGACTCGTCCTATCGGCCCCGCAGGAACCGAGCGACGCCTTCCGATGGGCGCAAATTTGCCACCCCGCCTTGCAAGAGGCCGTGAAGGCAGGTTGTGACGCTTTTTTTTGCACGGTCAGTCGGCTGGATGGCGCCTTCGGATTCGCTCAAAAGCCATTGTCCGACCCTGAACAGGGTTCCCTGGCCGGTTTGGTGAAAACCGCGGCCATCGAATGGCCCGAGATTCGTTGTTTGGCCTTGGATGTCGATCCACAATGGCATGATGTCGGTGCGGCCGCAGGTGCCGTGATCGAAGAGGTGGCTTTTCTAGACCCGGCCGATGGAATCGAAATCGGACTTGGTCCCCGGCGTCGGGTAGGCCTTCAAATGGTTGCCGAAGCACCCGTCTCGGGGACGACGCTCAGTCTGAATCGCGATGACGTGGTTGTCGTGAGCGGCGGCGCACGCGGTGTGACGGCTGCGGCCGCAACGGCCCTGGCGATGGAGGCGCCGTGTCGTCTGGTTCTGCTGGGAAGATCACCGCAACCGACGCGCGAACCTGAATGGCTGCACGGGATTTCCGAAGAGTCTGCCATCAAAAAAGCGATCCTGACCCATTCCACCGCAGGCAAGGCGCTCGCGCCCCGGGACCTTGAAAAAATCTATCGTCAATGGATGGCCAACCGGGAAGTCCTGTCCACGGTCGAGCGTTTACGTAGTCTTAAAATCGATGTGCTCTATTTCAGCGTCGATGTGTGTGACGATAAAGCCGTCGGTGTCGTGATGTCGAAACTGCGCAGGGAGCACGGGCCGATCAAAGCCATCATTCATGGGGCCGGCATCCTCGAAGATCGGCTGATCGTAGATAAAAAATTAAACCAATTCTCAGTGGTTTATGACACAAAAGTAAAAGGTTTGAATACACTGTTGGAGGCCACTGATAACGATGAACTCAAATATCTGGTGCTCTTTTCATCGATCAGCGCCAGAATGGGCAACACCGGTCAGGCCGACTACGCCATGGCCAACGAAGCGCTCAACAAAATCGCGGTACAACAAGCCCACCATAGGCCGGGATGCAAGGTCCTTGCTATAAACTGGGGACCTTGGGACGGTGGCATGGTCACCCCCTCCTTGAAACGGGTATTCGAATGCGCAGGCATTTCTTTGATTCCCGTCGAAGCCGGGGCAAGGGCCATGGTGGCCGAGATGGGCCAACCGCTCGACGCATCGGTTGAGATTGTCATCGGCGGACCGTTGCCATCGGCCTCGAAACAGCCGGATGATGGCCAAGATGTAGCGGCCACCTGCAATAGAGACGAAGGCATGTCACTGGCGGCCAAACGGGATATCGACCTTCATCGATATCCCATACTGGAGTCCCACCGCCTGGACGGCCGACCGGTCGTGCCGTTTGCGCTCATGACCGAGTGGTTGGCCCATGGCGCACTGCACGCCAATCCAGGGTTGTGTTTATACGGAATCGACAATCTGAGGTTGTTCAAAGGCATTGTCCTGGACGACCAAAGCAGAAGCATCCGGTTGATGGCTGCTGCCGCCAAACGCAAAGATGGGATGTACGCAGTGGATGTTGAAGTGCGTGACGGGCAGCAAAACGGTTCCTGCCAGATTCATTCGAGTGCCACCGCCCTGCTGGCCGATCGTTTGCCTGCCCCGCCCTCGTTCGAGGAGAACGGGCACTTCAAGGCCACGGCGTACCAGCGAAGCCTCGGCGAGATTTATGAGCATATCCTGTTTCACGGAGAGGCCCTGCGAGGCATTGAAAAAATCATCCATTTTTCGGGCAAGGGATTGACGGCAAGGGTACGTTCCGCCCCGGCACCGCAACAGTGGCTTCAGGATCCCATGCGCAGTCGCTGGATCGCAGACCCGCTGGTAATGGATTGCGCGTTTCAAATGGCCATCATCTGGTGTTACGAGCATCAGCAATTGGTCTCATTGCCGAGTTATGCGGCGACATATCGCCAATATCGTGATCGTTTCCCCTCACAGGGGGTCACCGCGGTCATGGAAGTCGTCAGGACGACCGACCGAAAATTGACGGCCGATTTTACATTTCTGGATGAGGAAAAAAAGGTCATCGCTTGCATGACCGGCTACGAAGCGGTCATGGACCAGAATCTGTTCAAGGCTTTTGGGGTCAAAGCCGCCTGA
- a CDS encoding diguanylate cyclase — translation METAFPILVVDDDVVSRSLVERYLKKSGFDVSCASNGKEALHLLSNQFYPIVVTDWMMPEMDGPELCHMIRDQKTEGYVYILIVTARGSKSDIVSGLEAGADDYLTKPIHSAELLARINTGIRILNLEQSLKSANEEIRLLSITDPLTGCFNRAYLNERFPQEFTRAQRYRHALSVLIADIDHFKKINDSYGHQVGDLVLKRVSRCLMEQVREKIDWVVRYGGEEFLFVLPETDCNGMRILSERLRQSVSQLSIQHENHTLHVTASFGGACKPVCPPGNGGGFQNISIDHLINKADAQLYRSKRGGRNRVSVEEISLEKV, via the coding sequence ATGGAGACCGCTTTTCCCATACTGGTTGTCGACGACGATGTTGTATCGCGTTCCCTGGTGGAAAGATACCTCAAGAAGTCTGGCTTTGATGTGTCCTGTGCCTCCAACGGCAAAGAGGCGCTTCATCTGCTCAGCAACCAGTTCTACCCGATCGTCGTGACGGATTGGATGATGCCTGAGATGGACGGCCCCGAGCTCTGCCACATGATTCGGGACCAGAAAACCGAAGGATATGTGTACATCCTGATCGTCACCGCCCGTGGCTCAAAGAGCGATATCGTATCCGGGTTGGAAGCCGGCGCCGACGATTACCTGACCAAACCGATTCATTCGGCCGAATTGCTTGCCAGAATCAACACGGGTATCCGTATTCTCAATCTGGAACAATCGCTCAAAAGCGCCAATGAAGAGATCCGGCTGCTTTCGATTACCGATCCGTTGACCGGATGTTTCAACCGGGCTTATCTGAATGAACGATTTCCACAGGAGTTCACTCGAGCCCAGCGCTACAGGCACGCCTTATCCGTGTTGATCGCCGACATCGATCACTTTAAGAAAATCAATGACTCCTATGGCCATCAGGTGGGTGATCTGGTTCTGAAAAGGGTGTCGCGTTGCCTGATGGAGCAGGTCAGGGAAAAAATAGATTGGGTCGTCCGCTATGGTGGTGAGGAGTTTCTCTTCGTACTGCCCGAAACGGATTGTAACGGCATGCGAATCCTGTCCGAGCGACTGCGTCAATCCGTATCACAACTCAGCATCCAACACGAAAACCACACCCTGCATGTCACGGCCAGTTTCGGAGGCGCTTGTAAACCTGTGTGCCCGCCGGGCAATGGAGGTGGTTTCCAGAACATCTCGATTGACCATCTGATCAATAAGGCCGACGCCCAACTCTACCGATCCAAAAGAGGAGGCCGCAATCGTGTCAGTGTCGAGGAGATCTCTTTGGAAAAGGTTTAG
- a CDS encoding PfaD family polyunsaturated fatty acid/polyketide biosynthesis protein, whose translation MEKSASSASSARWIGNDKELRTGVTAFKEAVANVGRPVFVVGPSDASAVTHNGTMIWGSAPDIVLQGRPLLGFAPPVQPMNLGDPLFKRDLSIRYAYVIGAMANGITSVEMVRAAGEAGMIGFFGAGGLSLGQIESAIDRLTSGRDGVPFGFNLIHSPNDPQLEEAVVNLYLRKKIRLVSASAYLGLTLSLVYYRIKGIHQAQDGHIVCPNHIVAKVSRIEVASKFFAPPPEKFLKTLVEQGRITEREALLAERIPLAQDLTAEADSGGHTDNRPALTMLPTFMALRDEAMQRYRFPSPLRVGLGGGIATPDSAAAAFAMGAAYVLTGSINQACVEADTSDAVREMLAQAQQADVIMAPSADMFEMGVKVQVLKRGTMFAMRAARLYELYRTYDRYEQIPDTVRATVEKDFLQASFEEAWGQTRQFFEQRDRVQIDRAERDPKHKMALVFRSYLGRASLWAKSGDPARKIDYQIWCGPAMGAFNAWAKGSILEPPQNRHVATIGMNLLYGAAGLMRCNWLRSQGIIVPSQAAVFRPMEPAEIQRRTSC comes from the coding sequence GTGGAAAAATCTGCCTCAAGCGCTTCGTCGGCCCGCTGGATCGGAAATGACAAGGAGCTTCGCACCGGTGTAACGGCATTCAAAGAGGCTGTGGCCAACGTCGGCCGTCCTGTTTTTGTCGTCGGGCCATCCGACGCATCTGCCGTGACCCATAACGGTACGATGATATGGGGATCGGCTCCTGACATCGTGCTTCAAGGAAGGCCGCTGTTGGGTTTTGCGCCGCCTGTCCAACCGATGAACCTTGGGGATCCTCTTTTTAAACGGGATCTAAGCATCCGATATGCCTATGTGATCGGCGCCATGGCCAACGGCATTACCTCCGTGGAGATGGTCCGGGCGGCAGGCGAAGCTGGTATGATCGGTTTTTTCGGTGCAGGCGGGCTTTCCCTCGGACAAATCGAATCTGCCATCGATCGTCTCACCTCCGGAAGGGATGGCGTTCCATTCGGCTTCAACCTGATCCATAGTCCCAACGATCCCCAACTGGAAGAGGCGGTCGTCAACCTGTACCTGCGTAAAAAGATCCGTCTGGTCAGCGCTTCGGCCTACCTGGGGTTGACCCTTTCCCTGGTGTATTATCGCATCAAAGGCATTCACCAGGCGCAAGACGGCCATATTGTTTGTCCCAACCATATCGTCGCTAAGGTGTCGCGCATCGAGGTAGCAAGCAAATTTTTTGCACCACCACCCGAAAAATTTCTAAAAACGCTTGTCGAGCAAGGCAGGATCACCGAGCGGGAAGCGCTCCTGGCCGAGCGTATCCCTCTGGCCCAGGACTTGACCGCCGAAGCGGACTCGGGCGGACATACGGATAACCGCCCAGCCCTGACCATGTTACCCACGTTTATGGCCCTGAGGGATGAGGCCATGCAACGGTACCGGTTCCCATCGCCACTGAGGGTCGGTTTAGGCGGTGGCATCGCGACGCCGGATTCCGCCGCCGCGGCTTTTGCCATGGGTGCGGCGTATGTGTTGACCGGATCCATCAATCAGGCATGCGTGGAAGCGGACACCTCCGATGCGGTACGCGAGATGCTCGCCCAGGCCCAGCAGGCCGACGTCATCATGGCGCCTTCCGCCGATATGTTCGAAATGGGGGTGAAAGTGCAGGTGCTCAAACGGGGGACGATGTTTGCCATGCGGGCGGCGCGCCTCTACGAGCTATATCGCACCTACGACCGCTACGAACAGATCCCCGACACCGTTCGCGCCACCGTCGAGAAAGATTTTCTTCAAGCCTCTTTTGAAGAGGCCTGGGGGCAGACGCGTCAATTTTTCGAACAGCGCGACAGAGTGCAAATCGACCGTGCGGAACGTGATCCGAAACACAAAATGGCCCTGGTGTTTCGATCCTACCTGGGCAGGGCGTCGTTATGGGCCAAAAGCGGTGATCCGGCGCGCAAAATCGACTATCAAATCTGGTGCGGGCCTGCCATGGGAGCGTTCAACGCGTGGGCCAAGGGGTCCATTCTCGAGCCGCCCCAAAACCGTCATGTTGCCACCATCGGCATGAATCTGCTTTACGGCGCGGCCGGTCTCATGCGATGCAATTGGTTGCGCAGTCAGGGAATCATCGTCCCATCCCAGGCGGCTGTATTCCGACCCATGGAACCGGCGGAGATCCAACGCCGGACGTCTTGCTAA